One genomic window of Actinomycetota bacterium includes the following:
- a CDS encoding bifunctional nuclease family protein, whose amino-acid sequence MHALEFIGVRMEMPSNTPIVLLKEIEGTRVIPIWIGAVEATAIAYAQQGVVPPRPLTHDLMKDILLAIGAELSEVQISALTDGVFYASLLFANGVQVSARPSDAVALALRLQVPITAADEVLEEAGVEMPEDDEPEDEVEQFRAFLDQISPEDFQE is encoded by the coding sequence GTGCACGCACTTGAGTTCATCGGCGTCCGAATGGAGATGCCCTCCAATACGCCGATTGTGCTGCTCAAAGAAATCGAAGGCACTCGCGTCATACCTATCTGGATTGGCGCAGTGGAAGCCACGGCAATTGCCTATGCGCAGCAAGGCGTAGTGCCCCCACGACCTTTGACCCATGACCTGATGAAAGACATCTTGCTGGCCATTGGCGCCGAACTCAGCGAAGTTCAGATCTCAGCTCTCACTGACGGGGTGTTCTACGCCTCTTTGCTGTTCGCCAATGGAGTCCAAGTCAGTGCCAGGCCATCAGATGCTGTTGCGCTCGCTTTGCGGCTGCAGGTGCCGATCACGGCCGCCGACGAGGTCTTGGAAGAAGCCGGCGTGGAGATGCCCGAAGACGATGAACCAGAAGACGAGGTAGAGCAGTTTCGCGCCTTCCTGGACCAGATCTCGCCGGAAGATTTTCAAGAGTGA
- a CDS encoding MerR family transcriptional regulator, whose protein sequence is MSEAQRPIMGTISIGEVLTLLKREFPDVSISKIRFLETEGLVTPERTASGYRRFSERDIEQLRAVLTLQRDQYLPLKVIREHLDAESDESPVAVAGSGLRPEDFRAGAGRVRLTRLELAEQVGLADSVIAQLESAGLVVCTAAGHYDEDALAIASVVARLSEFGVEPRHLRGFRVTADRDSGLLDQIATPFTRPRDQDARSRAQETIRELAALFVQLHAALLRAELVRGGKV, encoded by the coding sequence ATGAGTGAGGCGCAACGACCCATCATGGGAACGATCAGCATTGGCGAGGTGCTGACTCTGCTGAAGCGCGAATTTCCCGATGTCTCGATCAGCAAGATTCGCTTCCTGGAAACCGAGGGGCTGGTGACTCCGGAGAGAACTGCCTCCGGATACCGACGCTTCTCCGAGCGTGACATCGAACAGTTGCGGGCAGTGCTGACTCTTCAGCGAGATCAGTACCTGCCACTCAAAGTGATCCGCGAACACCTGGATGCCGAAAGTGATGAGTCACCGGTGGCGGTGGCTGGCTCAGGGTTACGACCTGAAGATTTTCGGGCAGGCGCTGGCCGAGTTCGGCTCACCCGTCTTGAGCTTGCCGAGCAGGTTGGGCTTGCCGACTCCGTGATCGCGCAACTCGAATCTGCTGGGTTGGTGGTCTGCACTGCTGCCGGCCACTACGACGAGGACGCTCTCGCCATCGCCTCCGTCGTTGCTCGGCTGTCGGAGTTCGGGGTCGAACCGCGGCATTTGCGCGGCTTCCGCGTGACCGCCGATCGCGACAGCGGGCTCCTAGACCAGATTGCCACGCCATTCACGCGACCTCGCGATCAGGACGCCCGCTCGCGCGCGCAGGAAACGATTCGCGAATTGGCTGCGCTTTTCGTTCAACTGCATGCGGCATTGCTACGCGCCGAGTTGGTTCGCGGCGGGAAGGTGTAG